A section of the Neorhizobium galegae bv. orientalis str. HAMBI 540 genome encodes:
- a CDS encoding Gfo/Idh/MocA family protein gives MTKLKVAMIGLGMAAGHHARAVLDLSDRIECVAAFSQTAARREAFAAQYPIPTTGDLDAIFADKTIEAVLILTPPSSHLELVERCVAAKKHILLEKPLDISFERSEAIVRAAEQAGVLLAMVLQNRFRLAALKLDEIVRSGRLGQLIEASAAIRNWRPQSYYDVEGRGTMARDGGGVLLTQGIHTIDLLLSYAGTPKDVCSFVRTSPIHAMETEDLVTATFAFENGAIGTLNATTCAYPGLPERIELLGTHGTAVLTGDTLKAAFMDGTSITEGGEKTGSGTGANPMAFGHEMHRALIGNFIDAVRTGAPLRVTGEDALKAHRFIAEILAAGR, from the coding sequence ATGACCAAACTGAAAGTGGCGATGATCGGGCTTGGCATGGCCGCGGGGCACCACGCCCGCGCCGTGCTCGATTTGTCCGACAGAATCGAATGCGTCGCGGCTTTCAGCCAGACTGCAGCCCGGCGTGAGGCATTTGCCGCCCAGTACCCGATCCCCACGACCGGCGATCTCGATGCGATCTTTGCGGACAAGACGATCGAGGCCGTGTTGATCCTCACCCCGCCGAGCAGCCACCTGGAACTCGTAGAGCGCTGCGTAGCGGCGAAAAAGCATATCCTGCTGGAAAAGCCGCTCGATATCTCGTTCGAGCGCTCGGAAGCGATCGTCCGGGCTGCGGAGCAAGCGGGCGTGCTGCTGGCCATGGTGCTGCAAAACCGGTTCCGCTTGGCAGCGCTGAAACTCGACGAGATCGTCAGATCCGGTCGACTGGGACAGTTGATCGAGGCGTCCGCCGCGATCCGCAATTGGCGGCCCCAGAGCTATTACGACGTCGAGGGCCGCGGCACGATGGCACGCGACGGCGGCGGCGTGCTGCTGACCCAGGGCATCCACACGATCGACTTGCTGCTGAGTTATGCCGGTACCCCGAAAGACGTCTGCTCCTTCGTCCGCACCAGCCCTATCCATGCGATGGAAACCGAGGATCTGGTGACGGCGACCTTCGCGTTCGAAAACGGGGCGATAGGGACGCTCAACGCCACCACCTGCGCCTATCCCGGCCTGCCGGAGCGCATCGAGCTGCTCGGCACCCACGGTACGGCAGTCTTGACCGGCGATACGCTGAAAGCCGCATTCATGGACGGCACCAGCATCACGGAAGGCGGCGAGAAAACGGGCAGCGGGACAGGGGCCAACCCGATGGCCTTCGGCCATGAAATGCACCGCGCCCTGATCGGGAATTTCATCGATGCGGTTCGAACCGGTGCACCGCTGCGCGTCACCGGCGAAGATGCGCTCAAGGCTCACCGCTTCATCGCGGAAATCCTGGCTGCCGGCCGGTAG
- a CDS encoding BrnA antitoxin family protein: MNIKHEKQKEFRPGRGYTKEDWDAVDSPPLTAEEMASMRPFREVFPEMAAKMEQAIAARGRPKLEAPKVAVTLRLDPDVLEKFKASGKDWRAKMAEELRKAAGL; this comes from the coding sequence ATGAACATCAAGCACGAAAAACAGAAAGAATTTCGCCCTGGTCGCGGATATACCAAAGAGGATTGGGACGCGGTCGACAGCCCACCATTGACCGCCGAAGAGATGGCGAGCATGCGGCCGTTCCGGGAAGTCTTTCCCGAGATGGCCGCGAAGATGGAACAGGCCATCGCCGCCCGGGGCCGGCCGAAACTTGAGGCACCCAAGGTAGCTGTCACGCTCAGGCTCGATCCGGACGTGCTCGAAAAATTCAAGGCGTCCGGCAAGGACTGGCGGGCCAAAATGGCCGAGGAGCTGCGCAAGGCAGCCGGCCTCTGA
- a CDS encoding BrnT family toxin gives MKIIWDETKRIVNLEKHGLDFADLYFEFFATAVTTPAKKARSKAVGRLKDGTIVVIFLVLGSEAISVISMRPARKDERSMIE, from the coding sequence TTGAAGATCATTTGGGACGAGACGAAGCGGATTGTGAATCTCGAGAAGCATGGTCTCGATTTCGCTGATCTTTATTTCGAATTCTTCGCAACGGCAGTGACCACACCCGCCAAGAAGGCGAGATCCAAAGCTGTCGGCCGCCTGAAGGATGGAACGATCGTCGTGATATTCCTGGTGCTCGGCTCGGAAGCAATCTCTGTCATTTCGATGCGCCCTGCCCGAAAAGATGAGAGGAGCATGATCGAATGA
- the ribB gene encoding 3,4-dihydroxy-2-butanone-4-phosphate synthase produces MAYDQKRVVDALRAFEAGEIVVVTDDDDRENEGDLIVAAVHCTPDKMAFIVRHTSGIVCAPMPREEAKRLNLNAMVAENDSAHTTAFTVTVDFKHGTTTGISAEDRTLTVRNLANPNVGPSDFVRPGHIFPLIAREGGVLMRSGHTEAAVDLCRLAGLPPIGVICELVNDDGTVTRGQQVTDFAAKHGLKQVSVADLIAYRQRKETLIELQTAFDVETPHGKAKAHAYSLPWDPMQHVAVIFGDIRDGVDIPVRLHLENVTRDVFGTQRSVDRYMAKIEEEGRGVIIYLREGSVGVGQKDHGRKLRQDQEGHAEAQARESEWLEIGLGAQILKDLGVTSIKLLTRSERHYVGLEGFGIKIAETVIC; encoded by the coding sequence ATGGCCTATGATCAGAAGCGCGTCGTCGACGCCCTCCGCGCCTTCGAGGCCGGCGAAATCGTCGTCGTCACCGATGACGACGACCGTGAGAACGAAGGCGACCTGATCGTCGCCGCTGTCCACTGTACGCCGGACAAAATGGCCTTCATCGTGCGCCACACGTCCGGCATCGTCTGCGCCCCGATGCCGCGCGAGGAGGCCAAGCGGCTAAACCTCAACGCCATGGTGGCGGAAAACGACAGTGCTCACACGACGGCCTTCACCGTCACCGTCGATTTCAAGCACGGCACGACGACCGGCATTTCCGCCGAGGACCGGACGCTCACCGTCCGCAACCTCGCCAATCCGAATGTCGGCCCAAGCGATTTTGTGCGGCCCGGCCATATCTTCCCGCTGATCGCCCGCGAAGGCGGCGTGCTGATGCGCTCCGGCCATACGGAAGCGGCCGTCGATCTCTGCAGGCTCGCCGGCCTTCCGCCGATCGGCGTCATCTGCGAACTCGTCAACGACGACGGCACCGTGACGCGCGGCCAGCAGGTCACCGACTTTGCCGCCAAACACGGATTGAAGCAGGTTTCCGTCGCCGACCTGATCGCCTATCGCCAGCGCAAGGAAACGCTGATCGAGCTGCAGACGGCGTTCGACGTCGAGACGCCGCACGGCAAGGCGAAGGCGCATGCCTATTCGCTGCCCTGGGACCCGATGCAGCACGTGGCGGTGATCTTCGGCGACATCCGCGACGGCGTCGACATTCCGGTCCGCCTGCATCTCGAAAACGTCACCCGTGACGTGTTCGGCACACAGCGCTCGGTCGATCGTTACATGGCGAAAATCGAGGAAGAGGGTCGCGGCGTGATCATCTACCTGCGCGAAGGCTCGGTCGGGGTCGGCCAGAAGGATCATGGCCGCAAGCTGCGTCAGGACCAGGAGGGCCATGCCGAAGCCCAGGCCCGCGAGAGCGAATGGCTGGAAATCGGCCTCGGCGCGCAGATCCTCAAGGATCTCGGCGTCACCTCGATCAAGCTGCTGACCCGCAGCGAGCGCCACTATGTCGGCCTCGAAGGTTTCGGCATCAAGATCGCCGAAACGGTGATCTGCTGA
- the aroC gene encoding chorismate synthase — protein MSHNTFGHLFRVTTWGESHGPALGCVVDGCPPGIRFTLAEIQAWMDKRKPGQSRFVTQRREDDIVKVLSGVMLDADGETMISTGTPISMLIENTDQRSKDYGEIARRYRPGHADYTYDVKYGIRDYRGGGRSSARETAARVAAGALARKVVPSLNVRAALIQIGKHKIDRANWDWDQVGQNPFFCPDAAMVPVWEEYLDDIRKAGSSIGAVVEVIAEGVPAGLGAPVYGKLDQDIASLLMSINAVKGVEIGDGFGVAELSGEEDADEMRMGNDGKPIFLSNHAGGILGGISTGEAVVARFAIKPTSSILTEQRSIDVDGNNVEVRTKGRHDPCVGIRAVPIGEAMVACAIADHYLRDRAQTGRNL, from the coding sequence ATGTCGCACAACACTTTCGGTCACCTTTTCCGTGTCACCACCTGGGGCGAAAGCCATGGCCCGGCGCTCGGCTGCGTGGTCGACGGTTGCCCGCCCGGCATCCGCTTCACACTGGCGGAAATCCAGGCCTGGATGGACAAGCGCAAGCCCGGCCAGTCGCGCTTCGTGACGCAGCGGCGCGAGGACGACATCGTCAAGGTGCTCTCCGGCGTGATGCTGGACGCCGACGGCGAGACGATGATCTCGACCGGCACGCCGATCTCGATGCTGATCGAGAATACTGACCAGCGCTCCAAGGATTACGGCGAGATCGCCCGCCGCTACCGCCCCGGCCATGCGGACTATACCTATGACGTCAAATACGGCATCCGCGACTATCGCGGTGGCGGCCGTTCCTCCGCCCGCGAGACGGCTGCCCGCGTCGCCGCCGGGGCGCTTGCCCGCAAGGTCGTACCGAGCCTCAATGTCCGCGCCGCGCTGATCCAGATCGGCAAGCATAAAATAGACCGCGCCAACTGGGATTGGGACCAGGTCGGCCAGAACCCGTTCTTCTGCCCCGATGCGGCGATGGTGCCCGTCTGGGAAGAGTATCTCGACGACATCCGCAAGGCCGGTTCCTCGATCGGTGCCGTGGTCGAAGTTATCGCCGAAGGCGTGCCCGCCGGCCTCGGTGCACCGGTCTATGGCAAGCTCGATCAGGATATCGCCAGCCTTCTGATGTCGATCAATGCCGTCAAGGGCGTCGAGATCGGCGACGGTTTCGGCGTTGCAGAACTGTCCGGCGAGGAAGACGCCGACGAGATGCGCATGGGCAATGACGGCAAGCCCATCTTCCTCTCCAACCATGCAGGCGGCATTCTCGGCGGCATCTCGACCGGCGAGGCGGTGGTCGCCCGCTTCGCGATCAAGCCAACCTCCTCCATTCTTACCGAGCAGCGCTCGATCGACGTCGACGGCAACAATGTCGAGGTGCGCACCAAGGGCCGCCACGACCCCTGCGTCGGCATCCGCGCCGTGCCGATCGGCGAGGCGATGGTTGCATGCGCAATTGCCGATCACTATCTCCGCGACCGGGCCCAGACGGGGCGAAATCTCTAG
- a CDS encoding bifunctional diguanylate cyclase/phosphodiesterase: protein MKFWPSSGSKSLRFARSTKTPTTIALVITLAVISIGVIIDQRYTESFRSDLRATTEKVAGLLARRLIVRVETDIAATDHLVHALRDDLSGSADTFKRHVDKELGEVAHFSGVAVAPNFELAQVITRDGIVGGGSGKIGKIDLLRLANDLKSVSGRNRVSLLSGTQEGHLTLVVPVSKEEDGGDLWGALAVLIDKQGLMEASGVTFSPATATKPNLINLEWLNVVLRDVDRPQYFAFFGNDSIEDQSPMKWTVPINGANWTLLAAPRSGWDIVPPNQLGFRLALVLAALAVIVPIFIATSLISERNRNIDALKARELNLIELSQRFNLAMEASNIGIWEVTGNGNSLFWDKRAAGLHDKPAASEGNRLYDWLGSIYPPDRTAAETHFVDCASSNTPCSETYRVQLPDGTLRYLKSAGANYRNADGTLRTTGIVWDVTGDVVMTQTLRNAKENTDIKNAELELALDELSNREQDLEELSSRLDLALDSYNCGIWESNPVTHIETWDARMCQLHGVPFTDGRILAADWIELIHPDDREHAKLSSYHFTENFLPDPLVVRVPQPDGSIRYIRSIGKVHTMRDGSKKVVGIAFDVTQDAILTRELKAAKDEADAKNAELELAKSRIEHNSLHDPLTLLANRRKLDVELDRLSRSSHNERQKFSILHLDLDRFKQINDTLGHAAGDAMLVHASRILSRNVRSGDIVARIGGDEFVILATDNSSAEEISQLAQRIIAEFHQPIDFEGFACRCGVSIGIAQASGMNVDARRTLVNADIALYRAKGMGRNRYEFFTQNLQAEIVSHKRTADEVLTGIDNDEFIAFYQPQFDARTNQLTGVEALIRWNHPHHGILAPDRFLKIAEDLNVSAALDHIVLQTVLKDKMRWAALGVRVPKVSVNVSSKRLNDEALIDTLQTLAIVPGEISFELVESIFLDESEAAATSNLERIKELGIDIEIDDFGTGHTSIVSLLKLKPKRLKIDRQLVMPILTSPQERALVRSIIDIARSLGVETVAEGVETMQHASLLRELGCDLLQGYAFARPLSFDDFTAAAHAGWRRAAA from the coding sequence GTGAAATTCTGGCCGTCGTCCGGTTCCAAATCACTGCGCTTCGCACGCAGCACCAAGACCCCGACAACAATCGCGCTCGTTATCACCCTTGCGGTCATCTCGATCGGGGTCATCATCGACCAACGTTATACCGAAAGCTTTCGCAGCGACCTGCGGGCGACGACGGAGAAAGTTGCCGGCCTGTTGGCCCGGCGCCTCATCGTACGCGTAGAGACCGACATCGCCGCCACGGACCATCTGGTTCACGCGCTGAGGGACGATTTGAGCGGCTCGGCAGACACGTTCAAGCGCCACGTTGATAAGGAACTTGGCGAAGTCGCGCATTTTTCGGGCGTCGCGGTCGCACCCAATTTCGAGCTTGCCCAGGTCATCACGCGCGACGGCATTGTCGGCGGCGGGTCGGGCAAGATCGGCAAAATCGATCTGCTGCGCCTTGCAAACGACCTGAAGTCCGTGAGCGGCCGCAACCGCGTATCTCTGCTGAGCGGCACTCAGGAAGGACATCTGACTCTCGTCGTACCGGTATCGAAGGAAGAGGACGGTGGTGACCTTTGGGGGGCGCTCGCGGTGCTGATCGACAAGCAGGGCCTGATGGAGGCATCCGGCGTCACCTTCTCCCCCGCCACGGCGACGAAACCGAACCTGATCAATCTCGAGTGGCTGAACGTCGTTCTGCGGGACGTCGACAGGCCGCAATATTTCGCCTTCTTCGGCAATGATTCCATCGAAGACCAGTCTCCCATGAAATGGACGGTGCCCATCAACGGCGCCAACTGGACGCTGCTCGCCGCTCCTCGTTCCGGCTGGGACATCGTGCCGCCCAACCAGCTCGGGTTCCGCCTGGCCCTCGTGCTTGCGGCACTCGCGGTGATCGTGCCGATCTTCATCGCTACCTCACTGATTTCCGAACGCAACCGCAATATCGATGCACTGAAGGCCCGTGAGCTCAATCTCATCGAGCTGTCACAACGCTTCAACCTCGCCATGGAAGCCTCCAATATCGGCATCTGGGAGGTGACGGGCAACGGCAACAGTCTGTTCTGGGACAAGCGGGCAGCGGGGCTGCACGACAAGCCGGCGGCCAGCGAGGGCAACCGTCTCTACGACTGGCTCGGATCGATCTATCCGCCGGACCGGACGGCGGCGGAGACACATTTCGTCGACTGCGCCTCTAGCAACACACCCTGCAGCGAAACCTACCGCGTGCAATTGCCGGACGGCACGTTGCGATACCTGAAATCGGCAGGTGCGAACTACCGCAATGCCGACGGCACCCTGCGCACCACCGGCATTGTCTGGGACGTCACCGGCGACGTGGTGATGACGCAGACGCTGCGTAACGCCAAGGAAAATACCGACATCAAGAATGCCGAACTGGAACTGGCGCTCGATGAACTGTCGAACCGCGAACAGGACCTGGAAGAGCTGTCGAGCCGCCTCGATCTGGCGCTTGATTCCTACAATTGCGGCATATGGGAATCCAATCCGGTCACGCATATCGAGACCTGGGACGCCCGCATGTGCCAGTTGCACGGCGTTCCGTTCACCGACGGCCGCATCCTGGCCGCTGACTGGATCGAGCTCATCCATCCGGACGACCGGGAGCACGCCAAGCTCAGTTCCTACCATTTCACGGAAAACTTCCTGCCGGATCCGCTGGTCGTGCGCGTGCCCCAGCCGGATGGCTCGATCCGCTATATCCGCTCCATCGGCAAGGTGCATACGATGCGCGACGGATCCAAGAAGGTGGTGGGCATTGCCTTCGACGTCACCCAGGACGCTATCCTGACCCGGGAACTGAAGGCCGCCAAGGACGAGGCCGATGCGAAGAACGCCGAACTCGAACTCGCCAAGAGCCGCATCGAGCACAATTCGCTGCATGACCCGCTGACCCTGCTCGCCAACCGCCGCAAGCTCGACGTGGAACTCGACCGGCTGTCGCGCTCCAGCCACAACGAGCGCCAGAAGTTCTCGATCCTGCATCTCGATCTCGACCGCTTCAAGCAGATCAACGACACGCTCGGACATGCGGCGGGCGACGCGATGCTCGTGCACGCCTCACGCATCCTCTCGCGCAACGTCCGCAGCGGCGATATCGTCGCACGCATCGGCGGCGACGAATTCGTCATCCTCGCCACCGACAATTCGAGCGCCGAGGAGATAAGCCAGCTCGCTCAGCGCATCATCGCGGAATTCCACCAGCCGATCGACTTTGAAGGTTTCGCCTGCCGCTGCGGCGTATCCATCGGCATCGCCCAGGCAAGCGGCATGAATGTCGATGCACGTCGCACGCTCGTCAATGCCGATATCGCGCTCTACCGGGCGAAGGGCATGGGCCGCAACCGATACGAATTCTTCACGCAGAACCTGCAGGCCGAGATCGTCAGCCACAAGCGCACCGCCGACGAGGTCCTTACCGGTATCGACAATGACGAATTCATCGCCTTCTACCAGCCGCAATTCGATGCCCGCACCAACCAGCTGACCGGCGTCGAGGCGCTGATCCGCTGGAACCATCCGCATCACGGAATTCTTGCGCCCGACCGGTTCCTGAAGATTGCAGAGGATTTGAACGTGTCGGCAGCACTCGACCACATCGTGCTCCAGACGGTGCTGAAGGACAAGATGCGCTGGGCTGCACTCGGCGTCCGGGTGCCGAAGGTTTCCGTCAACGTCTCCTCAAAACGCCTCAATGACGAAGCCCTGATCGACACGCTGCAGACGCTGGCGATCGTGCCCGGCGAGATTTCCTTCGAACTGGTGGAATCGATCTTCCTCGACGAGAGCGAAGCGGCTGCGACCAGCAATCTCGAACGCATCAAGGAACTCGGCATCGACATCGAGATCGACGATTTCGGCACCGGCCATACCTCGATCGTCAGCCTTTTGAAGCTGAAGCCGAAACGGCTGAAGATCGACCGGCAGCTCGTCATGCCGATCCTGACCTCGCCGCAGGAGCGTGCGCTGGTGCGCTCCATCATCGACATTGCCCGTTCGCTCGGCGTCGAAACGGTGGCGGAAGGCGTCGAGACCATGCAGCATGCGAGCCTCCTGCGCGAACTCGGCTGCGACCTGCTGCAGGGTTATGCCTTCGCCAGGCCGCTTTCGTTCGACGATTTCACCGCAGCCGCGCATGCAGGCTGGCGCAGGGCCGCCGCCTAG
- a CDS encoding DUF1344 domain-containing protein has translation MRILIAALLATASIFSPLNSWAQSADVEATIKAVDAKALNLTLDDGKTYKVPEEFNFEGLKAGVKVLVFYTVVDGNRVVDDLQIVQ, from the coding sequence ATGCGCATCCTGATTGCTGCTCTGCTTGCCACTGCCAGCATCTTTTCGCCCCTCAACAGCTGGGCTCAAAGTGCCGACGTCGAAGCCACGATCAAGGCCGTGGATGCGAAGGCGCTCAACTTAACGCTCGACGACGGAAAGACCTATAAAGTGCCCGAGGAATTCAATTTCGAGGGCTTGAAGGCCGGCGTGAAAGTGCTGGTCTTCTACACGGTCGTCGATGGCAACCGCGTTGTCGACGATCTCCAGATCGTTCAGTAA
- a CDS encoding histidine phosphatase family protein, with translation MLIYMIRHGQTDWNAEGRLQGQQDIPLNALGRSQATRNGERLREMIGAAEGFSFVASPLSRTRETMERLRTAMGLDPLAYRTDERLVEVSFGDWEGHTLEEIRRISPDRLAARAEQKWSFIPPGISAESYEILCWRIGAWLQSVDGPTVCVSHGGVIRSLFRLIGNLDEDEAATVPTPQDRILMIDTDLNRITWL, from the coding sequence GTGCTCATCTACATGATCCGCCACGGGCAGACGGACTGGAATGCCGAAGGCCGGCTCCAGGGCCAGCAGGATATTCCGCTCAATGCTCTCGGCCGCTCTCAGGCAACGCGGAACGGCGAGCGGCTGCGCGAGATGATCGGCGCGGCCGAAGGTTTCTCCTTCGTTGCCAGCCCGCTGTCGCGGACCCGCGAAACAATGGAACGGCTGCGCACCGCCATGGGGCTGGATCCCCTCGCCTACCGGACGGACGAACGGCTGGTCGAAGTTTCCTTCGGCGACTGGGAAGGCCATACGCTCGAGGAGATCCGCCGGATTTCTCCGGACCGCCTCGCCGCCCGGGCCGAGCAGAAGTGGAGCTTCATTCCGCCCGGCATCTCTGCCGAGAGCTATGAGATCCTTTGCTGGCGGATCGGCGCCTGGCTGCAGTCCGTTGATGGCCCGACCGTCTGCGTCAGCCACGGCGGGGTGATCCGCTCGCTCTTCCGGCTGATCGGTAACCTCGACGAAGACGAAGCGGCCACCGTTCCGACCCCGCAGGACCGCATCCTGATGATCGATACCGACCTCAACCGGATAACATGGCTCTGA
- the fabI gene encoding enoyl-ACP reductase FabI: protein MVQASGLMAGKRGLIMGVANNRSIAWGIAKAIHQHGGEVAFTYQGDALKKRVEPLAAELGAYMAGHCDVGDESTIDEVFANLEKHWGKIDFLVHAIGFSDKDELTGRYVDTSADNFAKTMQISVYSFTSVARRAEKLMTDGGSMLTLTYYGAEKVMPNYNVMGVAKAALEASVKYLAVDLGPKNIRVNAISAGPIKTLAASGIGDFRYILKWNEYNAPLRRTVTIEEVGDVGLYMLSDLSRSVTGETHHADSGYHVVGMKAVDAPDISVIKD, encoded by the coding sequence ATGGTTCAGGCTTCCGGCCTCATGGCAGGCAAACGCGGTCTCATCATGGGCGTTGCCAACAATCGTTCGATCGCGTGGGGCATTGCCAAGGCCATCCACCAGCATGGCGGGGAAGTTGCATTCACCTACCAGGGCGACGCACTCAAGAAGCGGGTTGAGCCGCTGGCCGCAGAACTGGGCGCCTACATGGCCGGCCATTGCGACGTCGGCGACGAATCGACCATCGACGAAGTCTTCGCCAATCTCGAAAAGCACTGGGGCAAGATCGACTTCCTCGTGCATGCGATTGGCTTTTCCGACAAGGACGAGTTGACCGGCCGTTACGTCGATACCTCGGCTGACAATTTCGCCAAGACGATGCAGATCTCGGTCTATTCCTTTACGTCGGTCGCAAGGCGGGCGGAAAAGCTGATGACCGACGGCGGCTCGATGCTGACCCTCACCTATTATGGTGCCGAAAAGGTCATGCCGAACTACAACGTCATGGGCGTCGCCAAGGCCGCGCTCGAAGCCAGCGTCAAATATCTCGCCGTCGATCTCGGCCCGAAGAACATCCGCGTCAACGCGATCTCGGCCGGGCCGATCAAGACGCTTGCCGCTTCCGGCATCGGCGACTTCCGCTACATCCTCAAGTGGAACGAGTACAATGCGCCGCTGCGCCGTACCGTCACCATCGAGGAAGTGGGCGATGTCGGTCTCTACATGCTGTCCGACCTCTCGCGCTCCGTCACCGGCGAAACCCATCACGCCGACAGCGGCTACCATGTCGTCGGCATGAAGGCCGTCGATGCGCCGGACATTTCGGTCATCAAGGACTGA
- a CDS encoding DnaJ C-terminal domain-containing protein, translating into MRDPYSLLGVQRNAEPDEIKAAWRAKAKTVHPDQNQDDPSATSRFAEIGQAYEVLKDPERRKRYDRAAEMHQTIMQQRNAAREAAERAKVAKANAEKVMEELAKTNAQNAKSQAQPQAQARGQSQAQSQAHPQNQSGPAGETPEDMIERIFGAAAADQAKAQAGGSAQPNGDTVETAKADPSGGERPPLPALAIDLIASIVRRFRGTTPAPEKAPDISVEATVTVEDLLKLNTITLKMADDREVRLALERGMTEGHVARLKGQGLKLTGMKSGDLLASIKIARDSHFRVEGFDLHTTLSISLEDAVLGGDASVETPEGNRSISIPAWSGSDQTIRLEGLGLHDDAGGRGDLVVELRVVLWEKPNEKVTDLMRHMRHGLYV; encoded by the coding sequence ATGCGTGATCCCTATTCTCTTCTCGGCGTGCAGCGCAATGCCGAGCCCGACGAAATCAAGGCAGCCTGGCGCGCCAAGGCCAAGACCGTTCATCCCGACCAGAACCAGGACGATCCGTCTGCGACGAGCCGTTTCGCAGAGATCGGCCAGGCCTACGAGGTCCTGAAGGATCCCGAGCGCCGCAAGCGATACGACAGGGCCGCCGAGATGCACCAGACCATCATGCAGCAGCGCAATGCCGCCCGCGAAGCCGCCGAACGCGCCAAGGTCGCAAAGGCCAACGCCGAAAAGGTCATGGAAGAACTCGCCAAGACCAATGCGCAAAACGCCAAATCCCAGGCGCAACCGCAGGCACAGGCTCGCGGCCAATCACAGGCCCAGTCTCAGGCCCATCCCCAGAATCAGTCCGGCCCGGCAGGCGAAACGCCGGAGGACATGATCGAGCGCATATTCGGCGCCGCGGCGGCCGATCAGGCAAAAGCTCAGGCGGGCGGTTCGGCGCAACCAAACGGCGATACGGTCGAAACGGCCAAGGCAGATCCATCGGGGGGCGAACGACCGCCGCTGCCAGCCCTTGCCATCGACTTGATCGCCTCCATCGTGCGCCGTTTCCGCGGCACGACGCCGGCACCGGAAAAGGCGCCGGATATCTCCGTCGAAGCCACGGTCACCGTCGAGGATCTCCTGAAGCTCAACACGATCACGCTGAAAATGGCCGACGACCGCGAAGTGCGCCTTGCCCTGGAAAGGGGCATGACCGAAGGCCATGTGGCGCGCCTCAAGGGCCAGGGCCTCAAGCTCACCGGCATGAAATCCGGCGACCTGCTCGCCTCGATCAAGATTGCCCGCGACAGCCATTTCCGGGTCGAAGGTTTCGATCTCCACACGACCTTGTCGATCTCGCTCGAGGATGCGGTGCTCGGCGGCGACGCGTCGGTCGAGACGCCGGAAGGCAACCGCAGCATCAGCATTCCGGCCTGGTCCGGTTCCGACCAGACGATCCGGTTGGAGGGCCTCGGCCTCCATGACGATGCCGGCGGCCGTGGCGATCTCGTCGTCGAGCTGCGCGTCGTCCTGTGGGAAAAGCCGAACGAAAAGGTCACCGACCTGATGCGGCACATGCGCCACGGACTGTATGTCTGA
- a CDS encoding RT0821/Lpp0805 family surface protein yields MVVIAKSKSRTKRSFLLGRRAAALCLAGFSLAGCTSSLDLFGSSPKVDRSIATGTVPGTPPHTGATLSDEATVRNAVSSADLAKVGAASVPWANTATGSAGVVSQIHEARNGEQICRAFTTTRHSYEGIAMFSGQTCLTGSGDWMLTAFDRQ; encoded by the coding sequence GTGGTAGTGATAGCAAAGTCGAAGAGCCGCACAAAGAGGTCGTTTCTCCTCGGCAGACGGGCAGCCGCCCTCTGCCTAGCCGGGTTTTCGCTTGCCGGTTGTACGAGCAGCCTCGATCTCTTCGGAAGTTCCCCGAAGGTCGACCGCTCGATCGCGACTGGCACCGTGCCGGGCACGCCGCCGCATACCGGCGCCACGCTTTCCGACGAAGCGACTGTGCGCAATGCGGTCTCCTCGGCCGATCTTGCAAAGGTCGGCGCAGCCTCGGTTCCGTGGGCGAATACCGCGACCGGCAGCGCCGGCGTCGTCTCGCAGATCCACGAGGCCCGCAACGGCGAGCAGATCTGCCGCGCCTTCACCACCACGCGGCATTCCTACGAGGGTATCGCGATGTTCTCCGGCCAGACCTGCCTCACCGGCAGCGGCGACTGGATGCTGACGGCTTTCGACCGCCAGTAG